Within Winogradskyella helgolandensis, the genomic segment CTAATCGGTGCTGCAGGCAAAGCACTAACGGCACTTACAGCTGTTCTAGATGCAGAAACACAACCTGTTGTATCATCAACCGCTTCAGCATAATAAGTTCCTAACGTTGTTGCTGTATATGTAAAACTATCCGCTTGTAAAAGATTTCCTCCCACAGCATTATCGTACCAATTTACAGTAACACCAGACGGCACTGAGACTGATAAAATAGCTTCTTCAAGACTACAATTAAAATCTACATCTCCATTACTAACAGGTGATGATGGCAATTCACTAATAGCACTTACAGCCGTTCTGGTTGTGGAAATACAACCTGTAGTGAGATCTACCGCTTCAGCGTAATATGTTCCTAAGGCTGTTGCTGTATAACTAAGATTATCGGCTTGTAAAAGATTACCACCTACAGCATTATCATACCAATTTACTTCCATATTAGACGGTACCGTTACTGACAGTAACGCCTCGCTAATGTTACAAATAAAAGGCATATCACCACTGCTTATAGGTGCATCAGGATTCGCATTTACCGAAATTTCAAAAACATCAGACAACAATATACATTGATCATTATCTAAATTAGTCGCCACCTCTGCTATCTTTGTTCTGTAAAATGAAGAAGATGCTACTGAAACCTCAAGGGTTTGATCTGTTTCACCTGCAATATCAGTCCATGTAATACCATCACTACTTTCCTGCCATTGATAAAAATGAGAAGAAAATACCGCAAAATCTGGTGTCGCTGTTAAGGTTAATGAATATGGCATATCACTATTACAAATATCAGCAGACGTATTATTTTGTTCATCTGTTACTGCTACAAAATCTCCACAAGCTTTAAACGCAATATCATCAATGGCTAAATCATTTCCACAACCACCATCTCCATTGTTTATCATTTTAAGAATGACTTCATGTTGATTTGCTAACGTTTGAAACACTAAACCATATTGTTCCCATACTGGATCTGGCGTACCATAAACATCACCTGTATCTCCACTTGCAAGCAAATTAGTATCGGTACTATCCCAAATTTGAAAACTAACATTAAATGGAATTTCAATACCTAAATCATGACAAAACCCAGGAATCTTAACTAAATTAAACAACCACGCTGAGAACTCATAAGTTGTCGTTTCACATAATCCTGAAATTGTTGTTCTATAAAATTCACCAGCAGAAAAGCCTGCATTTACCATTAAAAATTTCCCGTCTGTATCACCAGGTGTATGATCTTCAACTTCATGCCAATCAAAACCATTCCCAAAAGACCCATTACCAAGTGTATAAAATCCATCATCAGGAAATCCATCTGTATAATAATACGTTGTAGTGCCATCTGGAAGTACTGAGTTTACTGTTCCTGTTCCAAAATTTTCAGAAAAAATAGGATCACCTGAGTTTCCTGAGCAAAAACCTAATTGAGCACGTACTTGTATTGAGAAGAAAAAAACACAACAAAATAAGATTACTTTAATACCGGAGGGATTTTTTATTGCGTTCATAAAAATTGTTTATTTAGTTAAATTAGAGATTATTGTATACGCTCAAATATAGAAATAAGATCGAGTAATAATTGTGAAAATGGCCTTTGTATAGTTCATGTATAGGTATCATAAGTCGAGAATAGGTGTTTTAAGATAAATAATTGAGCTATTACTAAAATATTCGCAAATGAATAACGATATCCCTAATTTAAACACCATTATAATTAGTAATTTTAAACATTCACAAACCCAACCACACCATAATTTATATTTTCGTATTCGAGGCCATTCAAAATTAGCCAACCAAACACATAAATTTGGAGCCATCATCTTTACACCATATAGATTTTATGATTCCGTCGCTCCAATAATAATCTTCAGATAAGCAGTCACAATCTAAAACAGCAACTTTACCGTATTTAATTTATTCTTTTTAACAAAATAATTCAATAGATATAATTGATACATAAAAGTTCTAATGTGTATTTTTACAACCGTAAATAAATTTTAATTATGGAAACTCTTCAGTTTATACATTCAAAATGGGCTTATCTAGTTTTATTAGTTTTAGTCCTAGCAACACTCAACGCACTTATTAAATTTTTTGGTGACAAGGAATTCGACGCAAAAGATTTTAGAATTTCATTATTCGCATTAATTACAATGCACATTCAATTACTAATTGGTATTGTATTGTATTTCACCAAGGATTATTTTTCAGTAATTGAGCAAGTTGGTGGCATGGGAGAAGTGATGAAAAACTCAGGATTAAGAAAACTAATTATAGAGCATCCATTCGCAATGATTATTGCTGTTGCTTTAGTTACAATTGGGTATTCAAAACACAAAAAGAAATTGACCTCTAAGCCAAAATTTAAGCTATTGGCTATTTTTTACACATTGGCTTTAGCTTGCGTTTTATATATGATTCCATGGAATCTTTGGTTTTAAATTTCAAATTATAACATAAAAAAAGCGTCTAGAAATAAACTTCTAGACGCTTTTTTAATTTAATAAACACTTAATATATTATTCTTCTCTAACTAAATAAACATAAACAGGAAAATGATCACTATAGCCTCCTGAAAGTCCTGCGTCAATCATTCTCAAAGGGTAGCCTTTATAACGCCCTTCTTTGTTCGTTAAATACGACTTATTAAAAATACCTGCTTTATAAAATCTAAATGACGAATAATCTTTTTCCAATAACGGTTGTGTAAACAAAATCATATCAAACAAACTCCAAGCATCTCTATAACCTGTTGTGCCTAAGCCCATTTTCTTATATTGATTTTCAAAAGGATTATAGATACCTTTTAACTTTACATCTTCCTTATCTGCTTCCGTTTTCAATTCTTTTTTCATACTATTATTTGTAGGGTTGTCGTTAAAATCACCCATTGAAAATACTTTAGCATAAGGATCTATTGACTGTAAAGAGTCAATTATACGTTTGTTCAATTTTCCAGCAGCAACACGTTTAAATCTACTTCTTGCTTCCCCTCCACTTCGCGATGGCCAGTGATTAACAATAATATGAATTAAGTCTCCTTCTAATTCACCGCTTACTAATAATTGATCTCTGGTGTAAACACGTTCTCTTGTTGAGTCATCATAAATAAGTAACTCATGAGAGCTAGTATCAATAGGTTTAAAAAGTGCTTTTTGATACAGTAGTGCTACATCAATCCCTCTTTTGTCAGGTGAATCAAAATGAATAATGCCATAATCCTTTTTTAGCAATTCTGGCTCGTTAACTAAATCTACTAGAACTTGTCTGTTTTCAACTTCGGAAACTCCAATAATAGCAGGTGTGTTTTTTGTGTCATCATGACCAATATCTGCTACTACTTTAGCCATATTATGAAGCTTTTTTACATAAGCCTCTGCTCTAAGCGATTCATTCAACTCCATAATAGGACTTGCTTCATCATATTTAGTCGTATCATTGATAGTGTCAAATAAATTTTCTAAATTGTAAAATGCTACAGTATGTATTTTATACTTTTTCTTTTCCTGAGCATTGGCACTCATTAATACCAAAATAAATAATACTAATAGAGGGTGTTTTAATTTTTTCATTGAATGGATGTTATATTAACATTAATTACTTTACAAAACTTAAGCCAAAAGTAGATATTTATTATAAATAATGTAAATTTGCGAGCCTTAAATAACTTTTATTTAATGCACAAAGACAATTAACATTAAAATTTGGTATGAAAAAAAGTTTAATTATTTTATTACTTGGAATTCTTTCCTCTTTTACTATGGTGGCTCAAAGCACTATTATTAAAGGTAGTGTAAAAGATGCTGCATCTTCGGAACCAATTCCAGATGTCACAATTACAATTGAAGAAACCCAACAAACAACTTTAACTAACGGCTTTGGAGAATTTGTTTTCTCTAATAATGTACCGTTAGGCGAGCAAGTTCTAAGAATTTCTAAAGAAGGTTATGTCACAAAACGCTATCCTATCATTGTTAATGAAGGAAAAACGGTTGACATTACAGACATGATTTTAGACATCGATGTATCAGACGTACAAGACATGTTTACAATCACACTTTCTGATGACGAATTAAATGATGACACTAGTGGTGCTGATAACATTTCAGGATTGTTGTCGTCTTCATTAGATGTTTTTCAAAGAACAGCAGCTTTTGAATTTAGTTCTTCATTC encodes:
- a CDS encoding endonuclease/exonuclease/phosphatase family protein, with translation MKKLKHPLLVLFILVLMSANAQEKKKYKIHTVAFYNLENLFDTINDTTKYDEASPIMELNESLRAEAYVKKLHNMAKVVADIGHDDTKNTPAIIGVSEVENRQVLVDLVNEPELLKKDYGIIHFDSPDKRGIDVALLYQKALFKPIDTSSHELLIYDDSTRERVYTRDQLLVSGELEGDLIHIIVNHWPSRSGGEARSRFKRVAAGKLNKRIIDSLQSIDPYAKVFSMGDFNDNPTNNSMKKELKTEADKEDVKLKGIYNPFENQYKKMGLGTTGYRDAWSLFDMILFTQPLLEKDYSSFRFYKAGIFNKSYLTNKEGRYKGYPLRMIDAGLSGGYSDHFPVYVYLVREE
- a CDS encoding gliding motility-associated C-terminal domain-containing protein, with translation MNAIKNPSGIKVILFCCVFFFSIQVRAQLGFCSGNSGDPIFSENFGTGTVNSVLPDGTTTYYYTDGFPDDGFYTLGNGSFGNGFDWHEVEDHTPGDTDGKFLMVNAGFSAGEFYRTTISGLCETTTYEFSAWLFNLVKIPGFCHDLGIEIPFNVSFQIWDSTDTNLLASGDTGDVYGTPDPVWEQYGLVFQTLANQHEVILKMINNGDGGCGNDLAIDDIAFKACGDFVAVTDEQNNTSADICNSDMPYSLTLTATPDFAVFSSHFYQWQESSDGITWTDIAGETDQTLEVSVASSSFYRTKIAEVATNLDNDQCILLSDVFEISVNANPDAPISSGDMPFICNISEALLSVTVPSNMEVNWYDNAVGGNLLQADNLSYTATALGTYYAEAVDLTTGCISTTRTAVSAISELPSSPVSNGDVDFNCSLEEAILSVSVPSGVTVNWYDNAVGGNLLQADSFTYTATTLGTYYAEAVDDTTGCVSASRTAVSAVSALPAAPISNGDIDFNCDFNEALLSVSAPSGVTVNWYDSASGGILLLSNSLNYTVSLEGTYYAETIDDITGCVSSTRAAVSTSIFAPNEPMSDGDVDYDCAINGAILSVSVPSGVIVNWYSSETSSDILLANSTTFTVSDQEVYYAEAVNELTGCTSDFRTSVSISLDSGPQDCFIPQGISPGVSPGQNDNFDLSNFDVTKLEIFNRYGTLVYSKNNYSDEWEGQSNNGDELPVGTYFYTMVYDGGAKTQSSWVYINR